In Xanthomonas sp. SI, the following are encoded in one genomic region:
- the hrpB gene encoding ATP-dependent helicase HrpB, protein MASPVFPIDPLLPQIRDSLAAHPRLVLEAPPGAGKTTQVPPALLDAAWLQGRRIVMLEPRRVAARSAATFMARQRGEAPGETVGYRIRFENKVSARTRIEVVTEGILTRMIQDDPMLDGVGALLFDEFHERHLAADLGLALALDVQAQVREDLRIVVMSATLDGERLAQFLDAPRLSSAGRSYPVEIAHFPARREEALEAQTRRAIEHALQQHPGDVLVFLPGQREIARVQAALEAAGVGLGVPASGTASAVPSSGAARHLLPMGEGSGGVDVLPLHGELPVEQQAKVLQPDPHGHRRVVLATNVAESSVTLPGVRVVIDAGLAREPHYDPNSGFSRLDVTAIAQASADQRAGRAGRVASGWAYRLWPQSQRLEAQRRAEMLQVELAGLALELAAWGSDALRFVDPPPAGALAAARELLQRLGALSENHAITASGRRMLALGTHPRLAAMLLAAPDARAQALACDLAALVEARDPLRQGGDALAARWRALAGFRRGRAPHDANRGGLAAIDAAAKQWRRRLRSDAAAPDSVEAHELGDLLAHAFPDRIATRHPADPLRYLLANGRSARLFEHSDLRGEPWLVATELRYEAKDALLLRAAPVDEARLRADFPQRFVQQDVVRWDAERRALSALRETRFDRIVLDSRPAGRVDPAHAAAALTEAVRELGLQALPWSEPLSQWRARVVALRTWMPELGLPDLGDAALLEGLDGWLRPAFAGKTRLDALGEDDLGEALKSLLPWDRRQAVDRHAPTRITVPSGMERRIDYALDHAGQPQPPVLAVKLQELFGLADTPRVADGRVALLLHLLSPGGRPLQVTQDLRNFWSSTYPEVKKEMKGRYPRHPWPDDPWTATASHRAKPRGT, encoded by the coding sequence ATGGCCTCTCCCGTTTTTCCGATCGATCCGCTGCTGCCGCAGATCCGCGACAGCCTCGCCGCGCATCCGCGGCTGGTGCTGGAAGCCCCGCCCGGCGCCGGCAAGACCACCCAGGTGCCGCCGGCGCTGCTGGACGCGGCGTGGCTGCAGGGCCGCCGCATCGTGATGTTGGAGCCGCGCCGGGTCGCCGCGCGCAGCGCCGCCACGTTCATGGCCCGGCAGCGTGGCGAGGCGCCGGGCGAGACCGTGGGCTACCGCATCCGCTTCGAGAACAAGGTATCCGCGCGCACCCGCATCGAGGTGGTCACCGAGGGCATCCTGACCCGGATGATCCAGGACGACCCGATGCTCGACGGCGTCGGCGCGCTGCTGTTCGACGAATTCCACGAACGCCACCTGGCCGCCGACCTGGGCCTGGCGCTGGCGCTGGACGTGCAGGCGCAGGTGCGCGAGGACCTGCGCATCGTGGTGATGTCGGCGACGCTGGACGGCGAACGCCTCGCGCAGTTCCTGGACGCGCCGCGGCTGTCCAGTGCCGGCCGCAGCTATCCGGTGGAGATCGCGCATTTCCCGGCGCGGCGCGAGGAGGCGCTGGAAGCGCAGACCCGCCGCGCCATCGAGCACGCGCTGCAGCAGCATCCCGGCGACGTGCTGGTGTTCCTGCCAGGGCAGCGCGAGATCGCGCGGGTGCAGGCGGCGCTGGAAGCGGCCGGGGTGGGGTTAGGGGTGCCCGCATCAGGCACCGCCTCGGCCGTACCCTCATCCGGCGCTGCGCGCCACCTTCTCCCGATGGGAGAAGGGAGCGGTGGCGTCGATGTCTTGCCGTTGCATGGCGAGCTGCCGGTCGAGCAGCAGGCCAAGGTGCTGCAGCCCGATCCGCACGGCCACCGCCGCGTGGTGCTGGCGACCAACGTGGCCGAATCTTCGGTGACCCTGCCCGGCGTGCGCGTGGTGATCGATGCCGGCCTGGCGCGCGAGCCGCACTACGATCCCAACAGCGGTTTCTCGCGGCTGGACGTCACCGCCATCGCCCAGGCCTCGGCCGACCAGCGCGCCGGTCGCGCCGGTCGTGTCGCCTCCGGTTGGGCCTACCGGCTGTGGCCGCAGTCGCAGCGCCTGGAGGCGCAGCGCCGCGCGGAAATGCTGCAGGTGGAACTGGCCGGGCTGGCGCTGGAACTCGCGGCCTGGGGCAGCGACGCCTTGCGCTTCGTCGATCCGCCGCCGGCCGGCGCGCTGGCCGCCGCGCGCGAACTGCTGCAGCGGCTCGGCGCCTTGAGCGAGAACCATGCGATCACCGCCAGCGGCCGGCGCATGCTCGCGCTGGGCACCCACCCGCGGCTGGCGGCGATGCTGCTGGCCGCGCCGGATGCGCGGGCGCAGGCGCTGGCCTGCGACCTGGCCGCGCTGGTCGAGGCGCGCGACCCGTTGCGCCAGGGCGGCGATGCGCTGGCGGCGCGCTGGCGCGCACTGGCCGGGTTCCGCCGCGGCCGCGCCCCGCACGACGCCAACCGCGGCGGCCTGGCCGCGATCGATGCGGCCGCCAAGCAATGGCGGCGGCGCCTGCGCAGCGACGCCGCGGCGCCGGACAGCGTGGAAGCGCACGAACTCGGCGACCTGCTGGCCCACGCCTTCCCCGACCGCATCGCCACCCGGCATCCGGCCGATCCGCTGCGCTACCTGCTGGCCAACGGCCGCAGCGCACGCCTGTTCGAGCACAGCGATCTGCGCGGCGAGCCATGGCTGGTCGCCACCGAACTGCGCTACGAAGCCAAGGACGCGCTGCTGCTGCGCGCCGCGCCGGTGGACGAGGCGCGGCTGCGCGCGGACTTTCCGCAGCGCTTCGTGCAGCAGGACGTGGTGCGCTGGGACGCCGAGCGGCGCGCGCTGAGCGCGCTGCGCGAAACCCGCTTCGACCGCATCGTGCTCGACAGCCGCCCCGCCGGCCGCGTCGATCCGGCGCACGCGGCGGCGGCGCTGACCGAGGCGGTGCGCGAACTCGGCCTGCAGGCGCTGCCGTGGAGCGAGCCGCTGAGCCAGTGGCGCGCGCGCGTGGTCGCACTGCGCACCTGGATGCCGGAGCTGGGCTTGCCCGATCTCGGCGACGCGGCATTGCTGGAAGGCCTGGACGGCTGGCTGCGCCCGGCCTTCGCCGGCAAGACCCGGCTCGACGCACTGGGCGAAGACGACCTCGGCGAGGCGCTGAAGTCGCTGCTGCCGTGGGACCGGCGGCAGGCCGTCGATCGCCACGCGCCGACGCGGATCACCGTGCCCTCGGGCATGGAGCGGCGCATCGACTACGCGCTCGACCACGCCGGCCAACCGCAACCGCCGGTGCTGGCGGTGAAGCTGCAGGAACTGTTCGGCCTGGCCGACACCCCGCGCGTCGCCGACGGCCGCGTGGCGCTGCTGCTGCACCTGCTCTCGCCCGGTGGGCGTCCGCTGCAGGTGACCCAGGACCTGCGCAACTTCTGGTCCAGCACCTATCCGGAAGTGAAGAAGGAAATGAAGGGCCGCTATCCCCGCCACCCTTGGCCGGACGACCCGTGGACCGCCACCGCCAGCCATCGCGCAAAGCCGCGTGGCACCTGA
- a CDS encoding TatD family hydrolase, producing MTLIDIGANLTHDSFDRDRDAVLQRARDAGVAQLVVTGASREHSPLALQLAQQHPGFLYATAGVHPHHALEYTAECDAELRALHAHAEVVAVGECGLDYFRDLAPRPAQHRAFERQLQLAADTGKPLFLHQRDAHADFLALMRQFDGKLGPAVVHCFTGTREELFDYLDRDWHIGITGWLCDERRGAHLRELVKNIPASRLMIETDAPYLLPRTLKPLPKDRRNEPAFLAHIVEELARDRGEDVATTAAATTATARGFFRLPDVA from the coding sequence ATGACTCTGATCGATATCGGCGCCAACCTCACCCACGACTCCTTCGATCGCGACCGCGACGCGGTGCTGCAGCGCGCCCGCGACGCCGGCGTCGCGCAGTTGGTGGTCACCGGCGCCAGCCGCGAGCACTCGCCGCTGGCGCTGCAGCTGGCGCAGCAGCATCCCGGTTTCCTCTACGCCACTGCGGGCGTGCATCCGCATCATGCGCTCGAGTACACCGCCGAGTGCGACGCCGAACTGCGCGCGCTGCATGCGCATGCCGAGGTGGTGGCGGTGGGCGAGTGCGGGCTGGACTACTTCCGCGACCTCGCGCCGCGCCCGGCGCAGCATCGCGCCTTCGAGCGCCAGCTGCAGCTGGCCGCCGACACCGGCAAGCCGCTGTTCCTGCACCAGCGCGACGCGCATGCGGACTTCCTGGCGCTGATGCGCCAATTCGACGGCAAGCTCGGCCCGGCGGTGGTGCATTGCTTCACCGGCACCCGCGAGGAGCTGTTCGACTATCTGGACCGCGACTGGCACATCGGCATCACCGGCTGGCTGTGCGACGAGCGCCGCGGCGCGCACCTGCGCGAGTTGGTCAAGAACATCCCGGCATCGCGGCTGATGATCGAGACCGACGCGCCCTACCTGCTGCCGCGCACGCTCAAGCCGCTGCCGAAGGACCGGCGCAACGAGCCGGCGTTCCTGGCGCACATCGTCGAGGAACTGGCGCGCGACCGCGGCGAGGACGTGGCGACGACCGCGGCGGCGACCACTGCGACCGCGCGTGGGTTCTTCCGCTTGCCGGATGTCGCGTGA
- the panE gene encoding 2-dehydropantoate 2-reductase encodes MRILILGAGATGGYFGGRLAQAGADVTFLVRPARAERLQRDGLRIRSTRGDADIAVATLTADMLPATAAAQPFDLAILSCKAYDLDSALDALAPAMSRDTALLPILNGLRHYSVLETRFGAERVLGGLCFISATLDADGSIQHLGKPASLTFGERDGRGADSARVRDLAAACTQAGIDHVATPRIAQEQWIKYTFLTALAAATCLMRAPTGRIVASDDGVALLRGLYAECTAVAAAVGDAVPEAAQANALQLLTQPGSSMKASMLRDLEAGQQVEAQHIVGDMLARARAAGHAAPWLMAAYCHLQAYQAGLAER; translated from the coding sequence ATGCGCATCCTGATCCTCGGCGCCGGCGCGACCGGCGGCTACTTCGGCGGACGCCTGGCCCAGGCCGGCGCCGACGTCACCTTCCTGGTCCGCCCGGCGCGGGCCGAGCGCCTGCAGCGCGACGGCTTGCGCATCCGCAGCACGCGCGGCGATGCCGACATCGCGGTGGCCACGCTGACCGCCGACATGTTGCCGGCAACGGCCGCCGCGCAGCCGTTCGACCTGGCGATCCTCAGTTGCAAGGCCTACGACCTGGACAGCGCGCTGGACGCGCTGGCGCCGGCGATGAGCCGCGACACCGCGTTGCTGCCGATCCTCAACGGCCTGCGCCACTACTCGGTGCTGGAAACGCGCTTCGGGGCCGAACGCGTGCTCGGCGGGCTGTGCTTCATCAGCGCCACGCTGGACGCGGACGGCAGCATCCAGCACCTGGGCAAGCCGGCCTCGCTGACCTTCGGCGAGCGCGACGGGCGCGGCGCCGACAGCGCACGTGTGCGCGACCTGGCTGCCGCCTGCACGCAGGCCGGCATCGACCATGTCGCCACGCCGCGGATCGCGCAGGAACAGTGGATCAAGTACACCTTCCTGACCGCGCTGGCCGCGGCCACCTGCCTGATGCGCGCGCCGACCGGCCGCATCGTCGCCAGCGACGACGGCGTGGCGCTGCTGCGTGGGCTGTATGCCGAATGCACGGCGGTCGCCGCTGCCGTGGGCGACGCGGTACCGGAAGCGGCGCAGGCCAACGCGCTGCAGCTACTGACCCAACCCGGCTCGTCGATGAAAGCGTCGATGCTGCGCGACCTGGAAGCCGGGCAGCAGGTGGAAGCGCAGCACATCGTCGGCGACATGCTGGCACGCGCCCGCGCTGCCGGCCACGCCGCGCCATGGCTGATGGCCGCTTACTGCCACCTGCAGGCCTACCAGGCGGGGCTGGCGGAACGATAG
- a CDS encoding TadE family protein, producing MNALRHAPRRQRGQSLVEFCVVVPTFLFLVLVIFQFILIYRAKTVLDYATFQAARAGAVSGVKKGDMQDALAGGLTPLFVQSPDIANALITKQKIRLTEVLIFSKIEVISPTRAAFNEFRERQYDGRYALPNDSLAFRNANIGGSQVNVQDANILKIKVTYNMPLIVPFVDRVIVGLSDLVSGGESYRPVSMLIEEPISGHRRLPIESYAVVRMQSPIYDSGNLAR from the coding sequence ATGAACGCGCTGCGCCATGCGCCGCGCCGCCAACGCGGCCAGTCCCTGGTCGAATTTTGCGTGGTGGTGCCCACCTTTCTGTTCCTGGTCCTGGTGATCTTCCAGTTCATCCTGATCTACCGCGCCAAGACCGTGCTGGACTACGCCACCTTCCAGGCCGCACGGGCCGGCGCGGTGAGCGGGGTGAAGAAGGGTGATATGCAGGATGCGCTTGCCGGCGGCCTGACGCCGCTGTTCGTGCAGTCGCCGGACATCGCCAACGCGCTGATCACCAAGCAGAAGATAAGGCTGACCGAGGTGCTGATCTTCTCGAAGATCGAAGTGATTTCGCCGACGCGCGCGGCCTTCAACGAATTCCGCGAGCGCCAGTACGACGGCCGCTACGCATTGCCCAACGATAGCCTGGCATTCCGCAACGCCAATATCGGCGGCAGCCAGGTCAACGTGCAGGATGCCAACATCCTCAAGATCAAAGTCACCTACAACATGCCGCTGATCGTGCCGTTCGTCGATCGTGTCATCGTCGGACTGTCGGACCTGGTCAGCGGCGGCGAGAGCTATCGCCCAGTATCGATGCTGATCGAAGAACCCATCAGCGGCCATCGCCGCCTGCCGATCGAGTCCTACGCGGTGGTACGCATGCAGTCACCCATCTACGACAGCGGCAACCTTGCGCGCTGA
- a CDS encoding DUF192 domain-containing protein codes for MRCGTLRRDGDILLHSVWRADTWWLRLRGLLGRTPLQPGQGLLIEPCKSVHTFAMSYPLDLLFFDRDGHVLEWRDRVRPWRGAACLRAHTTLELAADSLQALQPIRGERLAWWPAEPSPAARQAALAGESQ; via the coding sequence ATGAGGTGCGGCACGCTGCGCCGCGATGGCGACATACTGCTGCACAGCGTGTGGCGGGCCGACACCTGGTGGCTGCGCTTGCGCGGCCTGCTCGGGCGCACGCCACTGCAGCCCGGGCAAGGCCTGTTGATCGAGCCCTGCAAAAGTGTGCATACCTTCGCGATGAGCTATCCGCTGGACCTGCTGTTCTTCGACCGCGACGGCCATGTGCTGGAATGGCGCGATCGCGTGCGGCCGTGGCGCGGTGCCGCCTGCCTGCGCGCCCACACCACACTGGAACTGGCAGCGGACAGTCTGCAGGCGCTGCAGCCGATCCGCGGCGAGCGCCTGGCCTGGTGGCCGGCGGAACCCTCCCCTGCGGCCCGCCAGGCCGCGCTTGCAGGAGAAAGCCAATGA
- a CDS encoding type II secretion system F family protein: MNWMLALVALLALAAVGLVMFALRGLLQAVPQDDRNYQDPLPSALRLLWPLVTAATHLVGPRLKSAQLERAHRSLQSAGQDFVLTPEELYGTRIVAACVVSVVFAVIVMLLGKFSMGALSMCLLFGIPLGWMYPTLWLGERRKQRSKHVVRDLPTFLDFITMAVEAGLNITGAIEQSVQKGPPGPLSQEFSRMLRDLRAGLPRAEALRRMADRMDISQISNFTSALIQADRVGASLSETLRSQAMQRREERFLRAEKLALEAPVKMMLPLVLFFFPLIFVVLAYFIYLQMKQQGIL; this comes from the coding sequence ATGAACTGGATGCTCGCTCTGGTCGCCCTGTTGGCGCTGGCTGCAGTCGGGCTGGTGATGTTCGCGTTGCGCGGGCTGCTGCAGGCGGTGCCGCAGGACGATCGCAACTACCAGGATCCGCTGCCCTCGGCACTGCGCCTGCTGTGGCCATTGGTGACCGCCGCCACCCATCTGGTCGGTCCGCGGCTCAAATCTGCGCAGTTGGAACGCGCGCACCGCAGCCTGCAGTCGGCCGGGCAGGACTTCGTATTGACTCCGGAAGAGCTGTACGGCACGCGCATCGTCGCTGCCTGCGTAGTCAGCGTGGTATTCGCCGTCATCGTGATGCTGCTAGGCAAGTTCAGCATGGGCGCGCTGTCGATGTGCCTGCTGTTCGGCATTCCACTGGGCTGGATGTATCCGACGCTGTGGCTGGGCGAACGTCGCAAGCAGCGTAGCAAGCACGTCGTACGCGACCTGCCGACGTTCCTGGACTTCATCACTATGGCGGTCGAAGCCGGCCTGAACATCACCGGCGCGATCGAGCAATCGGTGCAGAAGGGTCCGCCCGGACCGCTGTCGCAGGAGTTTTCACGGATGCTGCGCGACCTGCGCGCGGGCTTGCCGCGCGCCGAGGCGCTGCGGCGTATGGCCGACCGCATGGACATCTCGCAGATCTCCAATTTCACTAGCGCCTTGATTCAGGCCGACCGGGTCGGCGCCAGCCTCAGCGAAACGCTGCGCTCGCAGGCCATGCAGCGCCGTGAGGAACGCTTCCTGCGCGCCGAGAAGCTGGCATTGGAAGCGCCGGTGAAGATGATGCTGCCGCTGGTGCTGTTCTTCTTCCCGCTGATCTTCGTGGTGCTTGCCTACTTCATCTACCTGCAGATGAAACAGCAGGGAATCCTATGA
- a CDS encoding type II secretion system F family protein has product MDNIWLVALLTFSCVTVSGLLLVRASASFMQRYHERFVDTARLNLADMFLFVDPQMLFVANGVMLALIPLLLWLISGNLLLPVVAVIVLAVAPRKIYLWLKQRRLDQIQQQLPDSLLMMSGSLRAGVGFNPALEALAHDGQPPLAQELALILREQHMGVRTDEALENFAARVPIPDVKLFVAAVGISREVGGNLAESLSTLAETLRRKLIMEGKVKALTAQGKLQGIVMAMLPAGLVGFLVLFYPETMNPMFHTLLGWCVIALMCVLEYLGYRMCRKIMTIDI; this is encoded by the coding sequence ATAACATCTGGCTGGTCGCCCTGCTCACGTTCAGTTGCGTCACCGTCTCCGGCTTGCTGCTGGTGCGGGCCAGCGCGAGTTTCATGCAGCGCTACCACGAGCGCTTTGTCGACACGGCGCGACTGAACCTGGCCGACATGTTCCTGTTCGTCGATCCGCAGATGCTGTTCGTGGCCAACGGCGTGATGCTGGCGCTGATCCCGCTGCTACTGTGGCTGATCAGCGGCAACCTGCTGTTGCCGGTGGTGGCAGTGATCGTGCTGGCGGTGGCGCCGCGCAAGATCTATCTGTGGCTGAAGCAGCGGCGGCTGGACCAGATCCAGCAGCAGTTGCCGGACAGCCTACTGATGATGTCCGGCAGCTTACGCGCCGGTGTCGGCTTCAACCCCGCGCTGGAGGCCCTGGCGCACGATGGTCAACCGCCGCTGGCGCAGGAGCTGGCGCTGATCCTGCGTGAGCAGCACATGGGCGTGCGTACCGACGAGGCGCTGGAAAATTTCGCCGCGCGCGTCCCGATTCCCGACGTCAAGCTGTTCGTCGCCGCGGTAGGCATCTCGCGCGAGGTCGGCGGCAACCTGGCGGAAAGCCTGTCGACCCTGGCCGAGACCCTGCGCCGCAAATTGATCATGGAAGGCAAGGTCAAGGCGCTGACCGCCCAGGGAAAATTGCAGGGCATCGTGATGGCAATGCTGCCGGCCGGCCTGGTCGGCTTCCTGGTGCTGTTCTACCCGGAAACCATGAATCCGATGTTCCATACCCTGCTCGGCTGGTGCGTCATCGCGCTGATGTGCGTGCTCGAGTACTTGGGTTACCGCATGTGCCGCAAGATCATGACGATCGACATATGA